From the Lathyrus oleraceus cultivar Zhongwan6 chromosome 4, CAAS_Psat_ZW6_1.0, whole genome shotgun sequence genome, one window contains:
- the LOC127135099 gene encoding uncharacterized protein LOC127135099 encodes MSKFIIFEEGWETLHRGITKLHKSLEGLEPSFTSEEFINLYTTMYEMCTQKPQPRQSRNFARELYDKYRKTCEEYIISNVLPFLQEKKDDILLRELLKKWSNYKVMTGHLKCIFQYIDRSEIRRYTLHSLEKTNFLCFNHLVYEKMNKEIMDAIFSVIDRKLAGEMIDQTFLINTLDFYIKFYKCSTNDEAKGGKRKRIPDVLSNKVNLMSSDGAVFETDDSVALMSKRFENITKTISVGDYLDVIYVQKVNSKMLTIIVEYCKKHGNYYELNGSYNERMEGDAKFVEVDPKTLLDLTTCACYMKIESLEKLTSSKVDELIKGKTPEEIAQIFGDDSNSKLFEKLHEENVQRVKALEF; translated from the exons ATGAGCAAGTTCATCATCTTTGAAGAAGGATGGGAGACTTTGCACAGGGGTATCACCAAGCTCCACAAATCTCTAGAAGGATTGGAGCCTAGCTTCACTTCCGAAGAATTCATCAATCTATATAC GACCATGTACGAAATGTGCACCCAAAAGCCTCAGCCTCGTCAATCTCGTAACTTTGCCCGAGAACTATACGACAAGTACCGCAAAACATGTGAAGAGTACATCATATCAAAT GTTCTGCCATTTTTGCAAGAAAAGAAAGATGACATTTTGTTGAGAGAGTTGCTCAAAAAATGGTCAAATTACAAAGTTATGACCGGCCACCTCAAATGTATTTTTCAATATATTGACAGATCAGAAATTCGAAGATATACGCTCCATTCTCTTGAAAAAACCAACTTCTTATGTTTTAACCACCTG GTATATGAAAAGATGAATAAAGAAATAATGGATGCTATATTTTCTGTG ATTGATCGGAAACTTGCAGGAGAGATGATTGATCAAACTTTTCTTATTAACACGTTGGATTTCTACATAAAGTTTTACAAATGCTCAACAAATGATGAGGCAAAG GGAGGTAAAAGGAAGCGCATACCAGATGTTTTATCAAATAAAGTCAACTTGATGAGCTCTGATGGGGCTGTGTTTGAAACTGACGATAGTGTGGCACTTATGTCAAAAAGATTTGAGAACATTACTAAGACCATTTCAGTTGGTGATTACCTTGATGTCATTTATGTTCAGAAAGTGAATAGCAAAATGTTGACAATTATTGTTGAATACTGCAAGAAGCACGGAAACTATTATGAACTAAACGGAAGCTATAATGAACGGATGGAAGGGGATGCTAAATTTGTCGAAGTTGACCCTAAAACTCTGCTTGATCTTACAACATGTGCATGCTACATGAAAATCGAGAGCTTGGAGAAGCTGACATCTAGCAAAGTAGATGAGTTGATAAAAGGAAAGACACCAGAGGAAATTGCCCAGATCTTTGGAGATGACTCAAACTCCAAATTATTTGAAAAATTACATGAAGAGAATGTACAACGAGTAAAGGCTTTAGAGTTTTAG
- the LOC127138379 gene encoding phospholipase A I yields the protein MSWGLGWKRPSEIFHLTLSYGNDDPPESLARTSTSSRSSSASSSSSSSSSSSIVSQDQDLGFRIELDWSSSDDEDQVALKLQSQLMVALPMPQDTVVIELMPRHDEDSVDLSMKVVKRRDPLRAITMAKAVNSGLQSDGTGVLTRLLRSEMVSSTPEGDESVPRGGGHHWTSLAVLSICGCGLSVFPVELTQLPHIEKLYLNNNKLTVLPPELGELRSLRVLRVDNNMLVSVPVELRQCVELVELSLEHNKLVRPLLDFRAMAELRVLRLFGNPLEFLPEILPLHKLRHLSLANIRIVADENLRSVNVQIEMENSSYFGASRHKLSAAFSLIFRFSSCHHPLLASALGKIMQDQGNRAFVGKDENAVRQLISMISSDNCHVVEQACSALSALASDDSVALQLMKADIMQPIGIVLKSAGREEVISVLQVVVKLAFTSDTVAEKMLTKDVLKSLKILCVYKDPEVQRLALVAVGNLAFCLENRRVLVTSESLRELLLRMAVATEPRVYKAAARALAILGENENLRRAIRGKQVAKQGLRILSMDGGGMKGLATVQMLKEIEKGTGKRIHELFDLICGTSTGGMLAVSLGMKLMTLEECEDIYKNLGKLVFAEPVPKDNEAATWRDKLDQLYKSSSQSFRVVVHGSKHSAEQFERLLKELCVDEDGDLLIDSAVKNVPKVFVVSTLVNMVPAQPFIFRNYQYPAGTPEVALAASDSSGIAVLTSPMSAQVGYKRSAFIGSCKHQVWQAIRASSAAPYYLDDFSDDVNRWQDGAIVANNPTIFAIREAQLLWPDTKIDTLVSIGSGSVPTKVRKGGWRYMDTGQVLVESACSVDRVEEALSTLLPMLPEIHYYRFNPVDERCDMELDETDPTIWLKLESAVEEYIQQNHLAFENACERLLLPFQHEDKWSESLRTKFPKTKESLEGVNGPTLGWRRNVLLVEASHNPDSGRLIHHARALESFCARNGIRLSLMQGLAGIVKNVPSSRFPTPFASPMFTGSFPSSPLVYSPDFGQRIGRIDLVPPLSLDGQQGRAVASPPISPRGLRQLSLPVKALHEKLQNSPQVGVIHLALQADSDGLVISWHNDVFVVAEPGDLAEKFLQSVKLSLLSTMRSNRRKGASLLANISTISDLVTFKPYFQIGGIVHRYLGRQTLMMEDNQEIGSYMFRRTVPSMQLSAEDIRWMVGAWRDRIIICTGTYGPTLALIKAFLDSGAKAVICPSNEPPESQLMTLDGTNELNVMENGKFEIGEDEGDDENIPASPISDWEDSDAEKNGDCGSFWDDDEEELSQFVCILYESLYKEGASVNVALQHALASYRRMGYVCHLPGIQ from the exons ATGTCTTGGGGATTAGGTTGGAAGAGACCCTCCGAAATCTTCCACCTCACTCTCAGCTACGGCAATGACGATCCACCGGAGAGTCTCGCCCGTACTTCAACCTCCTCCCGTTCCTCATCGgcatcttcatcatcctcttcatcttcttcctcatcaatCGTATCTCAGGATCAGGACCTAGGTTTTCGAATTGAATTGGATTGGTCATCGTCAGATGATGAAGATCAGGTTGCATTAAAGCTTCAGTCTCAACTCATGGTGGCTTTGCCGATGCCGCAGGATACTGTCGTGATTGAGTTGATGCCTCGTCACGATGAGGATTCTGTGGATTTGAGTATGAAGGTTGTTAAGAGAAGGGATCCACTTAGGGCTATCACAATGGCTAAAGCTGTTAACTCTGGTTTACAGAGTGATGGCACTGGTGTTTTGACTCGGCTGTTGCGCTCTGAGATGGTTTCATCGACGCCGGAAGGCGACGAGAGTGTTCCCCGTGGCGGCGGACACCATTGGACTAGTCTTGCTGTGCTTAGTATTTGTGGTTGTGGCTTGTCG GTATTTCCAGTAGAACTTACACAATTGCCGCACATAGAAAAACTGTATCTAAATAACAACAAGCTGACCGTTTTGCCACCTGAGCTTGGTGAGCTAAGAAGCTTAAGAGTGCTTAGAGTTGACAACAACATGCTTGTCTCTGTACCTG TGGAACTGAGACAATGTGTGGAATTGGTGGAGTTGTCATTGGAACACAACAAGCTCGTTCGGCCTCTTCTTGACTTCAG GGCTATGGCTGAACTACGTGTTCTTAGGCTATTTGGAAATCCTCTCGAGTTTCTTCCAGAAATTTTGCCACTACACAAACTTCGTCACCTTTCTCTTGCAAACATTAGGATTGTCGCAGATGAAAATTTGAGATCAGTAAACGTGCAAATAGAG ATGGAAAACAGTTCTTATTTTGGTGCATCTAGGCATAAACTTAGTGCTGCCTTCTCTCTTATATTCCGTTTTTCTTCTTGTCATCACCCATTACTAGCATCAGCTTTAGGAAAGATTATGCAAGACCAAGGAAATAGAGCATTTGTAGGTAAAGATGAGAATGCAGTGCGGCAGCTCATAAGTATGATAAGCAGTGACAATTGTCATGTG GTTGAACAAGCCTGCTCTGCTCTTTCAGCCCTTGCCTCTGATGATTCTGTCGCACTGCAGCTGATGAAGGCAGACATCATGCAACCAATTGGAATAGTTCTGAAATCTGCAGGCCGGGAAGAGGTTATATCTGTATTGCAAGTTGTGGTTAAGCTGGCTTTTACATCTGATACCGTTGCTGAGAAGATGTTGACCAAGGATGTTTTGAAATCATTGAAAATCTTATGTGTATATAAAGATCCAGAG GTGCAAAGGCTAGCTCTGGTAGCTGTTGGGAATTTGGCCTTTTGTCTGGAGAATCGTCGTGTCCTTGTTACCTCTGAAAGTTTGCGAGAACTTCTCTTACGCATGGCTGTAGCCACTGAACCACGTGTTTATAAAGCCGCAGCTCGTGCTTTGGCAATTCTTG GAGAGAATGAAAACCTGAGGCGTGCAATAAGAGGGAAACAAGTGGCAAAGCAAGGGCTTCGCATACTCTCAATGGATGGAGGTGGGATGAAAGGTCTAGCAACCGTGCAAATGTTAAAGGAAATTGAAAAGGGAACCGGAAAACGAATACATGAGTTGTTTGATTTAATATGTGGTACATCAACGGGTGGCATGCTAGCTGTTTCCCTTGGGATGAAGTTAATGACTTTAGAAGAATGTGAAGATATATACAAGAATCTTG GGAAACTTGTTTTTGCTGAGCCTGTTCCCAAGGATAACGAAGCTGCAACTTGGAGAGACAAGTTAGATCAGCTTTATAAGAGTTCATCACAAAGTTTTAGAGTTGTTGTTCACGGATCAAAA CACAGTGCAGAACAGTTTGAGAGGCTATTGAAGGAGCTGTGTGTTGATGAGGATGGGGATTTATTAATAGACTCTGCTGTAAAAAATGTGCCCAAAGTTTTTGTAGTCTCAACATTAGTGAACATGGTGCCAGCACAACCCTTCATATTTCGCAATTATCAG TACCCTGCTGGAACACCAGAGGTGGCTCTTGCAGCATCAGATAGTTCAGGAATCGCCGTGTTAACATCACCTATGAGTGCACAAGTTGGCTATAAGCGCAGTGCATTCATTGGAAGTTGTAAGCATCAAGTGTGGCAGGCTATCAGAGCGTCCTCTGCAGCTCCATATTATCTTGATGATTTCTCTGATG ATGTCAACCGCTGGCAAGATGGAGCAATTGTGGCAAATAATCCTACAATTTTTGCGATAAGAGAAGCACAACTTCTGTGGCCTGACACAAAAATTGATACCCTGGTTTCAATAGGGTCCGGTTCTGTTCCGACTAAG GTACGAAAAGGTGGTTGGCGGTATATGGATACTGGACAGGTGTTGGTTGAGAGTGCATGCTCTGTTGATAGGGTAGAGGAAGCTTTAAGTACATTGCTACCTATGCTTCCTGAGATACACTATTATCGATTCAATCCAG TTGATGAACGCTGTGACATGGAACTTGATGAGACAGATCCAACTATCTGGCTTAAGTTGGAATCTGCAGTTGAAGAATATATACAGCAGAATCATCTGGCATTTGAAAATGCCTGTGAGAGATTgcttcttcctttccagcatgAGGATAAGTGGTCAGAGAGTCTGAGAACTAAATTTCCCAAGACAAAGGAGTCACTTGAGG GTGTGAATGGCCCCACTTTAGGGTGGAGGCGTAATGTACTACTTGTTGAAGCTTCACATAATCCAGATTCCGGAAGATTGATCCACCATGCCCGGGCACTTGAGTCATTTTGTGCTCGTAATGGCATACGACTATCCCTCATGCAAGGTTTGGCTGGGATTGTAAAGAACGTGCCATCATCTAGATTCCCAACTCCATTTGCGTCTCCTATGTTTACAGGAAGCTTCCCTTCAAGTCCGCTTGTGTATAGTCCTGATTTTGGTCAAAGGATTGGACGAATTGATCTGGTCCCCCCTTTAAGTTTAGATGGTCAACAGGGAAGAGCAGTCGCATCACCTCCAATTTCTCCTCGAGGACTTAGACAGCTTTCTTTGCCTGTCAAAGCATTGCATGAAAAATTGCAGAATTCCCCACAAGTGGGTGTTATCCATTTGGCGCTTCAAGCTGACTCAGATGGCTTAGTTATTAG TTGGCACAATGATGTATTTGTGGTGGCTGAACCTGGAGATCTTGCTGAGAAGTTTCTACAAAGTGTAAAACTCAGTTTGCTATCAACAATGAGGAGCAATCGCAGAAAGGGCGCATCCCTCTTGGCCAATATCTCTACTATTTCTGATTTAGTTACGTTTAAACCTTATTTCCAAATTGGAGGCATTGTTCACCGATATCTAGGACGTCAAACCCTG ATGATGGAAGATAATCAAGAAATTGGTTCCTATATGTTTCGTAGGACTGTCCCTTCTATGCAGTTATCAGCTGAGGATATAAGATGGATG GTTGGAGCTTGGAGAGACAGGATAATTATATGCACAGGGACATATGGACCTACTCTTGCACTTATCAAGGCCTTTCTGGATTCTGGGGCCAAAGCTGTTATATGTCCTTCAAATGAACCCCCGGAGTCTCAGTTGATGACATTGGATGGTACCAACGAGTTGAATGTGATGGAAAATGGAAAGTTTGAAATTGGAGAGGATGAAGGAGATGACGAGAACATACCTGCCAGTCCAATAAGTGATTGGGAAGACAGTGATGCCGAGAAAAATGGAGACTGCGGGTCTTTTTGGGATGACGACGAAGAGGAGCTGTCACAATTCGTTTGTATTTTGTATGAATCTTTATATAAGGAGGGTGCTAGTGTTAATGTTGCTTTGCAACATGCCCTCGCCTCTTATCGAAGAATGGGGTATGTGTGCCATCTCCCCGGCATACAATAA